The Syngnathus typhle isolate RoL2023-S1 ecotype Sweden linkage group LG3, RoL_Styp_1.0, whole genome shotgun sequence genome window below encodes:
- the LOC133151906 gene encoding homeobox protein Nkx-2.3-like: MLTMTMMTMLQSSTPFSVKDILRSGRDYPPVHTAHSVPPPSGALARDSAPAPPMPFLDPELARLVGDPEEDQEQEEEDGEAGSGLTPDGYPGTRRGGCRLGTSQDMDQRKSSKHAETASSRVEASSDGVQPRPRSRRRRPRVLFSQAQVLQLERRFKQQRYLSAPEREHLAAALELTSNQVKIWFQNRRYKCKRQGQTRTVEAGGLPMHETPLPPRRVAVPVLVRDGKPCHASGGSTPGNPSAAAPYAYAGGYPAYTYGGPAYHQSNSSCAYGGPGAGPAAAGCPNAFVSLGGLQGLSVPAHNRQGGIRAW; encoded by the exons ATGTTGAcaatgacgatgatgacgatgctCCAGAGCTCCACGCCTTTCTCCGTCAAAGACATCTTGAGATCGGGACGGGACTACCCCCCCGTCCACACGGCCCACAGCGTCCCGCCGCCCTCCGGCGCGCTGGCCCGGGACAGCGCCCCGGCGCCACCGATGCCTTTCTTGGACCCTGAGCTCGCGCGGCTCGTCGGAGACCCGGAGGAGGaccaggagcaggaggaggaagacggcgAGGCGGGAAGCGGACTGACCCCGGACGGCTACCCCGGGACGCGCCGAGGGGGGTGCCGGCTGGGGACCTCCCAAGACATGGACCAGCGGAAGAGCA GCAAGCATGCGGAGACTGCGTCGTCCCGGGTCGAAGCTTCCTCGGACGGGGTCCAGCCGAGGCCGCGGAGCCGCCGTCGCCGGCCGCGGGTGCTCTTCTCGCAGGCGCAGGTGCTGCAGCTGGAGCGCCGCTTCAAGCAGCAGCGCTACCTGTCGGCGCCCGAGCGGGAGCACCTGGCGGCGGCGCTCGAGCTCACCTCCAACCAGGTCAAGATCTGGTTCCAGAACCGCCGCTACAAATGCAAACGTCAGGGGCAAACCAGGACCGTGGAAGCGGGAGGCCTGCCCATGCACGAAACTCCGCTGCCGCCGAGGCGCGTGGCCGTGCCCGTGCTCGTCCGAGACGGGAAGCCGTGCCACGCCAGCGGGGGCTCAACTCCCGGCAATCCGAGCGCCGCTGCGCCGTACGCTTACGCGGGGGGCTACCCGGCCTACACGTACGGAGGCCCCGCGTACCACCAGAGCAACTCCAGCTGCGCATACGGCGGCCCGGGGGCGGGGCCGGCGGC CGCAGGCTGCCCCAACGCCTTCGTCAGCTTAGGCGGCCTGCAGGGGCTCTCGGTGCCGGCCCACAACCGTCAGGGGGGCATCCGGGCTTGGTAG
- the LOC133151903 gene encoding aspartate aminotransferase, cytoplasmic-like — MSVFSDVPQAPPVAVFKLSADFRDDSHPQKVNLGVGAYRTDDCQPWVLPVVKKVERLIVDDATLNHEYLPILGLPEFRSAASKVALGEDSAAIKEGRVGGVQALGGTGALRIGAEFLRRWYNGVNNTATPVYVSKPTWENHNAVFADAGFKDVRPYRYWDAAKRGLDLSGLLDDLENAPEGSVFVLHACAHNPTGTDPSPDQWKQMAEIMKRRNLFVFFDSAYQGFASGSLEKDAWAIRFFVSQGFELFVAQSFSKNFGLYNERVGNLTVVARDADNLGRILSQMEKIVRTTWSNPPSQGARIVSKTLNCPKLFAEWQGNVKTMADRVLLMRDQLKSKLQALGTPGTWDHITQQIGMFSFTGLNPDQVAFMIKEKHVYLMASGRINMCGLTSNNLDYVAQAIHDAVTQVQ; from the exons ATGTCCGTGTTCAGCGACGTCCCGCAAGCGCCCCCGGTGGCTGTCTTCAAACTGAGCGCCGATTTCCGCGACGACAGCCATCCACAGAAGGTGAATCTCGGGGTCGGAG CCTACCGCACCGATGACTGTCAGCCGTGGGTCCTGCCGGTGGTGAAGAAGGTGGAGCGCCTCATCGTGGACGACGCCACCCTCAACCACGAGTACCTGCCCATCCTCGGGCTGCCGGAATTCCGCTCGGCCGCCTCCAAGGTGGCCCTGGGGGAAGACAGCGCCGCCATCAAGGAGGGCAGG GTGGGCGGAGTCCAGGCTCTGGGCGGTACGGGCGCCCTGAGGATCGGGGCCGAGTTCTTACGGCGTTGGTACAATGGCGTCAACAACACGGCCACGCCCGTTTACGTGTCCAAGCCCACCTGGG AGAACCACAACGCCGTGTTTGCCGACGCCGGCTTCAAGGACGTCCGCCCGTACCGCTATTGGGACGCCGCTAAGAGAGGCCTGGACCTTAGCGGCCTGCTGGACGACCTTGAG AACGCTCCGGAAGGATCCGTTTTCGTGCTTCACGCCTGCGCTCACAACCCCACGGGCACCGATCCCAGTCCGGACCAATGGAAGCAGATGGCGGAGATCATGAAG CGGAGGAATCTGTTTGTGTTCTTTGACTCGGCCTACCAAGGCTTCGCCTCGGGCTCCCTGGAGAAAGACGCGTGGGCCATTCGCTTCTTTGTGTCTCAGGGCTTTGAACTCTTTGTGGCTCAGTCCTTCTCCAAGAATTTCGGCCTCTACA ACGAGAGGGTGGGCAACCTGACGGTGGTGGCGCGAGACGCCGACAACCTGGGCCGCATCCTATCTCAGATGGAGAAGATCGTGCGCACCACCTGGTCCAACCCGCCCTCGCAGGGGGCTCGCATCGTCAGCAAGACCCTCAACTGCCCCAAGCTCTTTGCTGAATG GCAAGGGAACGTGAAGACCATGGCCGACCGTGTGCTCCTCATGCGGGACCAGCTCAAGTCCAAGCTGCAGGCCCTGGGAACCCCGGGGACCTGGGACCACATCACGCAGCAGATCGGGATGTTCAGCTTCACCGGCCTGAACC CCGACCAGGTGGCGTTCATGATCAAAGAGAAGCACGTCTACCTGATGGCGAGCGGTCGCATCAACATGTGCGGCCTCACCTCCAACAACCTGGACTACGTGGCACAGGCCATTCACGACGCCGTCACCCAGGTCCAGTGA